CCGCGGTGAAACGGCCATGAACAACGTATCAATGACCCGATTACTAAATGACAGCGTATGTTGGTAAAAGTCCAAATTGTGTTCAGTAATCATAAAAATGACAAACGCCATTAAAATTAAGATAAACGAAGTGCCCATCGCAATTTTTGAGTGGAGCGAATAGCGGTGCAATTTGGGGTAGAGTAAAATATCCCGCCAGACGAGGAACCCGAGACCACCAGCAATAATCAAGATACTGGTTATGCTCAACATATAAGGGTCGTTGGCAAAAACTGAGAAATTTTCCGGAAAAATGACGAAACCAGCGTTCCCAAATGAGGAGATTGAGTGGAAGACACTATAATACAGTCCCCTAGTTACCCCAAAACGGTCAATCAAATCAGGTGCTAATAATATGGCGCCAATGGCTTGAATGACAATTGATAAGCGAATGACATACTTGGTGACGGTATGGGTATCCGAGAGGTTCGCCAGATTGAGCGAATCTTTGACGAGGAGGCGCGTACTTAAATCCATGCGCCGATTAGCCAGCGTATAAAGCATGGCGGTAAACGACATGAAACCTAATGCCCCAATTTCCATTAAATACATAATGACCATTTGGCCAAAGACAGTCCAATGGGTGGCCGTCGGAACAACCGTTAAACCAGTGATACAAGTTGCTGAGGTCGCCGTGAACAACGCATTCATGAAGGTCGTATGATTCCCTTGCGTGGTTGCAAACGGTAAAAGTAACAACAACGTACCAATGAAAATGATACTAAAGAAACCCAATGAGAGGGTTTGTGGGAGTGTTAAACGATGCTTGTGCATAGGCGCATCTCTTTTCGTAAATGTAATTAGTCTAAGTTTACCAAAAAAAAGCACAAATGAAGGCGATAATTCGCGGACATTGTGCTTTTTGTACTATTTATTTAAAATTTAATGCTGTGTGCTGCGGGGAAATTATTGAGTAAATCAGCCCAATTAGTTGTCGTTGCGTAATGTTTATCGGCAACTTCGAGTGAGTCGTCATCATTTAAACTGGTCATTAATCCCTTTTCAACCGCGGCTTTAATTACTTGTTGCTCAGTATCAGGCAAGAACGCAAGCGTTGGTAAGGTGTATTTATCATCTTCGTGCCATGCATCGTTAAAGTCACGGGCTTGTTGCATGCCCCAACTGAAAATTGAGCCGTTGATTTCTTGTCGCGCAAGGCGGGCAGCCGGAGTTGTAGTTGGATCTTCAACCCGGGATTTCGCCATCCGGACAGCCACGCGATACCGATTGTCTAAACCTAAGGCATCAATGAATGAATCTAAAATTTGTAGTAGGTGACTAGCACCTTCCGCAATCATTGAAGGATCAGTTGGATTTTCCAAGGCAACCATGTGGTTTAATTCCCGACTGGCTGATAATTCTTCGGCGGTTGGTGCCGGATTATCCATGGCGAGGGCAAACATCGCAAACAGATGGAAGAAATCCAAGGTCGTTGATGAAATCCCATTAATATCAAATGGATCAGTATCGAATATCCGGAACTCCAGGTAGTGGATGCCATCAGTCAAGTAATCAGCTGATGTCGCTTGGCCTTTGAGTCGAACCGGACCATAAAACTCATCTGCGGAGAAGAAGGTGTGATCAGTTACGGCTTGATCAAGGGCGGCCAGGTGGTCGGTCAATGAAGCGTAACTGGCAGTTATATCTTCGTCGTCGGCATTATTGAAGCCAAATTTGCTGGCCCGGAAACTACGCACAGGTTCAGCTTGGAATTCACTAGGAATTGGCATGCTGGCATTTTCACTAAAAGGTGCAGCCCCAAAAAGATAAGTGAATAACCAACGGTACATGGCGAAACGTTGGACGATTTTAAAATAAGCGGTGTTCTTGAATGCAACGAATGAGGTGAAGTCCGCGTGATAATAACTATCATAGAGCTTCGTCAAAAAGGTCTCATTCAGGCTGAAATTGATGTGGACACCGGTCATTATTTCGCGGTCGAGGCCATATTTGCCTTTTAAATAATCGCGATATTCCTGATACCAAGTCCGTGCAAAAGTGTCATCAAGCCATTGGTAATCAGCTGCTGTAAGACGTGGTGGCATACTAAGGGGCCAGATTAATTCGTCAGGTTGTAAGTTTTTGCGGAGGATATCTTGGAGAACTGCTAATTTGCGGAGGGCATCATCTGATGAGTCCGCTGGTCCGGTGATAAGTTCAGTTTGCGTTTCGCTAAAATCAGATTGCAAATAAGGGTGAAAAGTCCGCGAACCAAATGCGGTTGGGTGGACGTGTCGGCTTAATTTGCCATCTTGTAAGAGACGGTGTTCTTCGACTTCAATTCCAAACCGCCCCTTGGTTAAATCAGTAACTAGGTTGTTGGCTCGGATAACATCTAATAAATTTTCTAACATTTTATTATCTCCTTAGATTCCATCCGAATCTATAAATCGTTGGTGCTGAGTTCACATTTCCAGTGAAATATTATCTAAATTATACGTTTAAATTGACGAAAAACCTAGGTAAAACAAGATATTTGCTAAAGTCCGCAATCAATGTCGGTTGAAGTGTTTAGCTAACTTGATTGAATGTTATAATTACAGTTAGTAATTGTCACTTTACAATATCATTTGGGAGGTTTTGGATAATGAAAATTGGAATTATTGGTGCCACTGGTAATGCCGGATCAGCAATTTACAAAGTTGCGCAACAACGGGGGTTAGATGTTACCGCAATTGTGCGGAATGCGGCGAAAGCACGTGAAGTGTTGGGGGCGGATGCTAATGTTATCGAAAAGAATGCTTTTGCACTCACCGCTGGCGATTTGACGAAGTTTGATTATGTCGTGAACGCATTTGCAACACCAACAGCGTATCAGCATATTGATTTGGCAGCTAAATTAGTACGGGAGTTACGCGAAAATAAAACCACAAAAATTATCTTTATCATCGGCGCTTCATCGCTATTGAAACCAGATGGTACGAAGTTACTTGATAGTTTATTACAAGACGAAAATGCGGCTAATTGGATTGCGACACCAATTGAGCAAGCTAAGGAACTAACATTTTTAAAATTAATTGATAACGTGGAATGGTTGGCTGTATCACCACAGGCTAATTTTGTACCAGGTCCAGCGGCAGAATATCAACTGGGTGTTGATCATTTGCTATTCAACGCGGCAGGTCACTCAATCGTTTCGACGGGTACGATGGCAGAAGCACTTGTCGATCAAATCGAAAACCCAACCGTACCGGTACGAACACGTTTTACCGTTGGTGATAAGTAACAGATTGAATTGAAGGATGTATTAGGGCATGAAATTTATTGAACGTGATTACCAATTTGAACCGGCTGATGTCAGTGGCATCGACAAGCAGTATCATGATGTTGCTTATATGGCAGGCTCACGCCATACGCTAGATATTTATTATCCAAATGTTCCACGTGAAACATATCCGGTAATTATTGATATCTACGGTGGTGGGTTGTATTTTGGTGAAAAAAGCTCACACAAATTGCAAAACTCGTTAGCGTTAACGGAAGCCGGCTACGTTGTTGTGAGTCCCAACTACTCGTTGATTTGGCAAGCACCGTTTCCAACCCAGATTTATGAAATGAAAGCAGTTATTCGGTGGGTGCGTGCACAGGCTAAGCAATATCAATTCGATCCAGAGCGGATTGTTTTGAGTGGTGAGTCGTCGGGTGCGCATTTGGCAGTATTGACGGCCGCCACGGCGAGCGTCAATAAAATGTGGAGTGATTTTGGCGATTATTTAACAGTCGATGATACGGTTGCTGCCGTGATTGCATCATATGGTCCGTATGAATTTGATACCTTTGCAGCGCAGTTTGCGGTGCTCGGTATTGATAACAAGTACGCTGAAACGGGTACGGCTGGTTCATTTGAAGGGCAGATGTTTAATCAACGCGCCCCAAAGGATGTCCCAGAGCTAATCCGGGAATACAATCCGGCAACGTATTTTACACCGGCGATGCCACCATTAATGTTGTTAGCGGGCACAGCTGACAAAGTCGTCCCAGTTTTGCAAAGTCAAAATTTGGCAGTGCAAGCACTTAACTCGATGGATGCCAAAAAGGTCACTTGGCGCTGGATCAATGATGCTAATCATGGTCCAAAAGACTTTGCCACCCCAGCAATTTACGAATACAAACGTAATTGGCTAGCTAATTGGTTAGCGTAAAAATTAATAAATTGAGTACTGACAAACGATTCCGAGGGTTATCGTTTGTCAGTATTTTTAGTTAGACGATATAATTAAAGGAATGACATATTCTAAAGCAACGGCGGGACGATTTTTGCCAGCAAGTAAACTATCAACGAGAAAGTATGAGCGAGTCGATGAAAAACAAAATTATAAAAACGCTTTTGGTGACGACGGTGATGGCTATAATTGCTAGTACTGGAGTCGCAATAAATTCAAATGAAGAAATTAATCAGGTAGATGCGGCGACGAAGAATATTAGTAAGAAAGCTACGAGTGTCTACACGAAAAAGAATATTGTTATGTATCAAGATGTAACTTTGAAGCGGGCGGTTAAGGGTGAATTAAGTAAAAATACATTTGTCACCGGTAAAGTTATGACGAACAAACGGGGACAAGTCGCTTTTAAAATTAAAAAAGGGCGTTATGTGGCTGCCACGACAACTAGTTTAGGTGTGACGAAGATTAAGGCGCGCGATTATTACGTCAGCAACCCGGGCAACGTAGCCGTGAAAGCAGCACAGAAGACATATGCGAATACTAATTTGACGAAATACAAGAAAACAGTGAGCGCCAAAAGCTATCTTAAAGTGAAGGGGATTGTTTGGAATACAAAGGGCAAACCGGTACTAAAGACCGATGCCGGTTATCTGCTAATTAAGAAGAACAAATTATTACCGGTAGCGAAAAATCTTAGTGGGTATTTAACTAAACAGCCAGAACGCGTGATTTTAGTGCGGAACACACAAGGCTTGAAACAAGGTGCTATTTACCCAGTCACCAATTTCAACTGGGTGAGCGGTTATCCGGAAGTAACTGTAAGTGGTGGCACGAAGATTCGGGCGGCACGAAGTACGGTAGTCCAACCCCGTGAAAACATTGGGAGCTACTATACGACGCAATTGCCTAAGGTTGTGGTGGTTAAGAATACCACGGTGTACAAAGACGTCGATTTAAAAAATAGTGTCGGCACGAAAAATACCGGCGCAATTGTGACGGTTAACAAATTAACGTACACCACGGCAGGAACCCCATGTTTCCAATTAAGCGATGGGACTTACATGACGACGAATAAGAATAATAGTCGACCTGTCGCGGCAGATTTGAGTGATTACTACACGACTAATCCTGGTCAGGTACAAGCAAGCACAACATTAACAGTTTATAGTGCACCTAATTTCGGGTCAGCTAAAGAAGTCAAAACAATTGCTGAAAACCAAGTTATTAATATCCAGGGGATTGAGTGGGATGCGGATAACCATCCCGTATTCGTGGTTGATGGTGGTTACATCACAGCTGCTAAAAATAATGTTAACAAGGTGATTTCGATTGCCAGTTTCTATCCAACCGTAACGACCCAAACTAAATTTATTGTGCAATACGCCGAGGCAGCACGAACGGTGGCAAAATCATATGGCTTATACGGTTCCATTCAAATGGCCCAAGCTTCATTAGAAAGTGGCTGGGGTTCATCGGAATTAACGAAACAAGCGTTAAATTTCTTCGGTGTTAAGGGATCGTACAACGGTGAATCGGTGACCATGCGGACTGCCGAATATAACAGTAACGGCCAGTTATATTATGTCGACGCAGCCTTTAAGAAGTATCCAAATGCAGCGGCGTCATTCGTCGATAATGCTCTCGTAATTCGGAATGGCCCAAGTTGGAACCATAACTATTATGCGGCAGCATGGCGCGAAAACGCCCCAACTTATCAAGACGCAACGGCGGCATTAACCGGACACTATGCGACAGATCCAAACTATGGCACAAAGCTAAACACTCTAATTGCGACGTATCAATTAAACGTGTTATGTGATTAGGCAAACAGGTTAACAAAATCAAAAAACGCAAATCGATTAAGATTTGCGTTTTTTAGTTTATTTTAAATTTTAGTGATTTAGTATCGACAGACATCCAATGTGTACTAAATGCGTAAGTTTTCTAGCAGTTAAATATCACTAGTTCTCCATATCAACGGAGTGTCTGGAAATTGCTTGGCGGGCGGAGCCTTTACACCGCGACTGGGGGAATATGTGTAAGCACATATTTCCGCTGAGGATGAGATGAGGAGTCTAGGGAATTTATTCCCGTAGAGTCCCAGCTTATCCGAACCGACCAAGACCGCACTTTGGCTTGGGAGGCTGCTTCCAGCGTGGTGCGCCAAGCAATTTCCAGGCGCGTAGTGGCTATTATACTCAAATTAGTATTACCACCCAAAAATGCAGAACAATTTAGAACCCGAGGTGACCTCTGTCTAATGGGTATAAATCAGCAAAATCATTGTGATAAGGTGTCGTGACAATTTTACCGGTATGCACAATGTCATTAGGTGTTTGGAGCGTCTTGATATCGTGAAGCGGATTAGCATCCAAAACCATAAAGTTAGCGAATTTACCAACTTCGAGGGTACCGTAATCGGCCGTAATATCTAACAAATCAGCTGAGTTCTGAGTAGCTGCTCGTAAGACTTGGAGATTAGTGGCCCCAGCAATGGTCATTAATTCAGCTTCGAGAGCGGTGTCGCCAAAACCATTTAATGGTGAACCGGCATCAGTTCCCAACGCAATTTTGACACCATCGCGAGCGGCCATGCCAAAACTGTTGAAGTGTTTTTCAACCCAAGTGTATGATTTATCAACCATCCATTGGGGTAAAATACCATCACCACGTTTGATGATGACGTAAGGGGCAATTAACGTTGGCGTTAAGTATGCGCCGGTTGCATGGAAAAGTTCCAATGCTTCGTCATCCATTTCAAAGGCGTGTTCAATTGAATCAGCCCGGGCCCGTAAAGCGGCTTTAACACCTTCGAGTGGTTGTTCGTGCACTGCGACCTTGATGCCTTTTTTATGGGCTTCAATGATACCAGCGCGCATTTCAACTTCACTCATTTGGAATTCCCATGGTTGTTCCTTTGGTGCAAAAGCAATTCCGCCCGAAGCCATGTACTTAATAGCGCCAGCGCCGGCTTTTAGGCGTTCGCGGACGCCTTTGCGCATTTCTTCGGGGCCATCAACTTCTTGACCAGCCTTAGATCCGTGTCCGCCAGTTGTAGTGAAAGCGCGGCCAGCAGCGATTAATTTCGTGGTGTCATTTAAGGCGCCTTTTTCAGTTAAGCGTTGTAAACCAATATCAAAATCGTGCGCAGTTCCCAGTGCTCGGGTGTAAGTTACGCCGGAATGGAACAATTCATTTAAATTTTTGAAAGCTTGATCAGCATATTCAAATGGTTCCAGCGGTGTTTTAGGTGCGTAAGGGAAAACTTTGTTGACGATGTGGACGTGACTGTTAACCATCGCCGGCATCACATATTTGCCATGTAAGACAATTGTTTCGTCCGCCAGTGGTTGTTCGCCAGTGCCAGTTTGGATAACCCGACCGGTTGTCGTATCAGCCAATAACCAACTGTTATTAACGAATTCTTTGCCAGTACCATCAAATAACGCGAAGTTTGTATACAAAATAGTTGCCATTATTTTACCTCCATTAACGTGCTGGCAAAGCCGGATTAAGTAGTGACGTCTTTGCCTAGCATTTTTTAGTTCATAATGAGGCTTGCAATCTTGTCGGCATCACGGACGGATTTATCATTAACTCCGGGGCGTGAAATGAAGGTTGTAAACCAAGTGTAGCTTTCAGCAGGAATCCCAAATGAGTAGACGCTCTTTTGGCGACTGCCATTCGCATTAATCAGTTCAAAGTTGGCGCGATCCATGATGGTTGCTCCAGTTGAGAACGTTTCACCATCGGCTAACGTGTAGCTGTCAGTTGACATCATGCCAGTTGCGCGCAAGTTAACTTGCAATGGATTCAAACTAGCTTGCAGGTTAACTGGTCCTAAGCGCGCTTCGACGACAGTATCAGCAGTCCAAGTGGCGTCTTTGCGGTTAGTTGTCGCAACAAAGTGACCGTCGACTGGGGTGACGTGTAAACCGCCCGGCATGATTTCGAGGACGTTAGCTTCAATTAATGCTTCAATTTGTTGGATGCGCAAGCGTGGTGGCCCAACAGATACCATTACTGAGATAGGATTGAATTCCTTTAAGAATTGCAGATAAGCTTCGTTTGAAAGTAAACCCATCTCGATGGTGTAACGAATGGTATCGCGAATGTCACGCAAGATATCAAATGAACCAGCATATGGTGCCCATTGGTTACCTTTGGCAGCGTCAGCAATATCCCATTTCAAGTAATCAATCATGAATTGACGATAGTCAGCATCGGCGGGCAAGTCTTTGGCGGGATTGCTAATCCAAGCAAAATCGTATAAATCGGCGTCGGCAAAGCCAAAGTCTTTAGCGGCATGATTTAAGTCATCGCTAGCTAACAGGGCTGTACTCAAAGCGGTAACATCGAGTTTACGTTCAGTTGCCAAATTAATGTAGTACTTGTAAGTCATATCATTAACAACTAAGTGCTTGAAGTCGTTATATGCCAATTTGCCACTAGTTTGGGTGGCTAATTTATCAATGTTTTCTTTAGTTAAGAAGTGTGGCAAATAGCCATCACCGTATTCTTTTTGATTAAGGCCACGAGCGTGTAATGGGAAACCGTGCCGTGAACCAGCAAGAATGTGAGGTTCGTTACCAGAAGGTTCATAGGTTAATAAACCGTCGGCGTTGGCAATGAATTGGCCACCACGTTCTTGGGTTAATTGAATAATATAATCAAAGAAACTCAAGCCAAGGCCACGCACAATGACGTTTTCTTTGGCAGGGACGACCGTTAAGTCAACTTCGGCCGGGTGAACGGGTTCTACATAAGTTAAACCGTTAGCAGCGGCGTATTCTTTGAATGATGTTTCTTCAGGGTTCAAAGTATCGTCGGCATGACCCAAAGCCATGACGATTGCATCAGCTGAATACGAAGCATCATCAGTTGTCACCGTATAGGGTGCTTGTTCACCAGTAATATCCGTGACAGTATCGCGAATAAAGCTTAATGTCGATGTTTCATCAGCATGGGCCTGCAATTCAATATAGAACCATGCCGCATACACCCCGAACAACCCACGACTTGAGAATGAGTTTTTGTTCAATGTAGATAATTCGGCCAAGTATGCACTTGCTTGGGGAATTTCTGGGTGAGCTTGTAAAAAGTCTGCCCCGTTGTGTTTTATCCAGTCATAAAAGTTTGGACCATCCCAAGAAGGGCCTTCCATGTTAACCGAGTCATCTGCGAACAAAGTCAGTTGTTGCACAACGGTGTTCATCAAAAGCAAAGTATCTTGACTTGGATTCCAAACCCGCCCACCAAGAACTGTGGGGTCAATCATTTTGATATCTAATGCATCAGTGCGGTTTTCTGCGGTGTGTTTAGTGAGCAAACGTTCTGCAACAGCTAAGCCCCGAGGACCAGCACCGACAATAACGATATTCATTGTAAGTCTCCTTAAAATAAAAGTATAAATTTAGTTATTTAAATTTCGGGCGCGTAAATGCCGATGTCTTTGACAATGACAGTACCAACCCGTTTGCTAGCGTCGCCAATTGTTAAACCGGTTTTAACGTAGCCAAATGTAACGGTTGTGTTGGCCCGAATTGCGGAACCAAGAATTTTACCAGTTGTGGCATCAAGTCCCGAAGGAATATCCACGGCAATGACTGGTTGGTTAGAAGCGTTAATTTTCTTAACAGCTTCGGTGAGCTTACCACTAATGTCGTGTGACAAGCCGATACCAAAGAGCGCATCGACGATAACGCTATAATCACGGAAGTCACGGACATTGCGGCCAATTTTGACGTTGTATTTACGTGCAATTGATAACTGTTGTTGATTTGCGGGTGAAAGATTTTTTTCATCGCCGAGTAACAATACTTCAGCGGTAATACCTTTCAAATGCAAAATCCGGGCAATTGCTAAGCCATCACCACCATTGTTACCAACCCCGACGACAACGAGGACGCGTGATAAATCAAAATCGCCAGCCGCCATCGTATCGACAACGCTTAAGGCTGCTCGTTCCATTAGCACGGCACTTGGTAAACCAATTGTTTCAATTGTGTATTTGTCGTAGGCTTGCATTTCTGCAGCTGTGACTGTTTTCTGTTCCACGGGAAATACACCTCTTTCTTATTTCGTATAGATTCGCATTCCCCACTATTATACAATTAAATTAGATAGAAGTGTCTAACTTACTATGGTAGGTACAGATATTATGGAACTGTTCAGACCTGATGTGGCGCGCTAATGTGTGCGGGCAAGGTGTGAACGGCTTTGAAGCTGTAAAATACAAGGAGAAATTAATCATGGATAACGGTGTAATTCCGCAAACAATGGCCGAAGTTAACGACCAAGTAGCAATGTTGAAGGGGCGTGGTCACGAAATGCCAGTTGAAGAAGTTATTCGCGAAACCATCAAACGCGGGTTACAAGAAATGTTTGACGAAAAGCTCGATGGTAACTACTATTCAATTCAATGGACCGCTGACAATTTTGATGTCTTTAGTTTGGGACATGAATTTGAAGGTAGCATCGTCCCCAATGGCGAATCATTTGTTGCTGATTTTATTGCAAACGCAGCTACTACTTGGGATTACTTAGATGATCAGGCACAAAAGTTAGTGGGACGCTAAGCACAGCGTAATTCCGTCTGACGTGGTTTTGAATAAACTTAGTAACTGCGTGCCAGCAAATTACTTGGCGCACTATGCTGGAAGCAACCTCCAAAACTCGAATAAATGAAGAAATCGTAAAGGGTTAGCTGATATATGTGCTAACTTTTTTGTGTATCCGCTGTGTTGGTGTGTCAAAATGCAAAGTGAAATTACAGCAGAATTAATGAGATGATTTGTTTGCAAAAGTACTAATAAAAAGTTAGGATAGCCTTGTTAAAGATTTTAAAACTTTGTATTGGGGGATATTAATATGCAAGCAATTCAATTAAAAGAATTTGGTGATGAAAATCAGTTTGTTGCAGTTGAAGTCGCACAACCAGCGATTACGAGTAAACAAGTTTTGGTCAAGCAAGAAGCGACGGCAATTGACCCATATGATGTGAAGTTTGCGCAAGGATTAATGGGCGCAGCTGACCTACCACTAATCGAGGGTTCCAGTGTTGCTGGGATTGTCGTTGAAGTTGGCGCAGAAGTGACGAATTTTAAGGTTGGCGATCGGGTCGCTGCGTCACCCCATTTAAAGAGTTACGCTGAGTATGTACCAGTGGGGCGTAAGAGTTCAGGCTTGATTCCGGCAAATGTATCATTTACCCAAGCGGCCGCAACGGTTCTATCAGGACAAACTGCGTACCAAGCAATTGAAGATCACCTGCAACCACAAGCTGGTGAAAGTATTTTGATTCATGCTGGTATGGGTAGTGTTGGGAACATGGCTATTCAACTAGCATTATTGCGTGGTGCTAAGGTTTACACGACGGCAAGTAGCAAGAATGCTGATAAGCTGACGGTCCTCGGGGATGTAACGGTTATTGATTATCACACCAGCGATTTCACAACCGTCGTCCATGATGTGGATTATGTATTAGATACTTTAGGGGCGCAAACAATGAATGACTCGCTCAAAGTATTGAAGCGCGGCGGTAAGCTAGTTTCATTAGTTGGTGAACC
This is a stretch of genomic DNA from Periweissella cryptocerci. It encodes these proteins:
- a CDS encoding NADP-dependent oxidoreductase; protein product: MQAIQLKEFGDENQFVAVEVAQPAITSKQVLVKQEATAIDPYDVKFAQGLMGAADLPLIEGSSVAGIVVEVGAEVTNFKVGDRVAASPHLKSYAEYVPVGRKSSGLIPANVSFTQAAATVLSGQTAYQAIEDHLQPQAGESILIHAGMGSVGNMAIQLALLRGAKVYTTASSKNADKLTVLGDVTVIDYHTSDFTTVVHDVDYVLDTLGAQTMNDSLKVLKRGGKLVSLVGEPDAALAETLGVEAEHIHMQGSGESLAELFDLLGSGKVHVNIEREVPFNVANLEEGHRLSATGHLDGKYVLTF
- a CDS encoding NAD(P)H-binding protein, whose product is MKIGIIGATGNAGSAIYKVAQQRGLDVTAIVRNAAKAREVLGADANVIEKNAFALTAGDLTKFDYVVNAFATPTAYQHIDLAAKLVRELRENKTTKIIFIIGASSLLKPDGTKLLDSLLQDENAANWIATPIEQAKELTFLKLIDNVEWLAVSPQANFVPGPAAEYQLGVDHLLFNAAGHSIVSTGTMAEALVDQIENPTVPVRTRFTVGDK
- a CDS encoding alpha/beta hydrolase: MKFIERDYQFEPADVSGIDKQYHDVAYMAGSRHTLDIYYPNVPRETYPVIIDIYGGGLYFGEKSSHKLQNSLALTEAGYVVVSPNYSLIWQAPFPTQIYEMKAVIRWVRAQAKQYQFDPERIVLSGESSGAHLAVLTAATASVNKMWSDFGDYLTVDDTVAAVIASYGPYEFDTFAAQFAVLGIDNKYAETGTAGSFEGQMFNQRAPKDVPELIREYNPATYFTPAMPPLMLLAGTADKVVPVLQSQNLAVQALNSMDAKKVTWRWINDANHGPKDFATPAIYEYKRNWLANWLA
- a CDS encoding NAD(P)H-hydrate epimerase, producing MEQKTVTAAEMQAYDKYTIETIGLPSAVLMERAALSVVDTMAAGDFDLSRVLVVVGVGNNGGDGLAIARILHLKGITAEVLLLGDEKNLSPANQQQLSIARKYNVKIGRNVRDFRDYSVIVDALFGIGLSHDISGKLTEAVKKINASNQPVIAVDIPSGLDATTGKILGSAIRANTTVTFGYVKTGLTIGDASKRVGTVIVKDIGIYAPEI
- a CDS encoding metal-dependent hydrolase family protein: MATILYTNFALFDGTGKEFVNNSWLLADTTTGRVIQTGTGEQPLADETIVLHGKYVMPAMVNSHVHIVNKVFPYAPKTPLEPFEYADQAFKNLNELFHSGVTYTRALGTAHDFDIGLQRLTEKGALNDTTKLIAAGRAFTTTGGHGSKAGQEVDGPEEMRKGVRERLKAGAGAIKYMASGGIAFAPKEQPWEFQMSEVEMRAGIIEAHKKGIKVAVHEQPLEGVKAALRARADSIEHAFEMDDEALELFHATGAYLTPTLIAPYVIIKRGDGILPQWMVDKSYTWVEKHFNSFGMAARDGVKIALGTDAGSPLNGFGDTALEAELMTIAGATNLQVLRAATQNSADLLDITADYGTLEVGKFANFMVLDANPLHDIKTLQTPNDIVHTGKIVTTPYHNDFADLYPLDRGHLGF
- a CDS encoding FAD/NAD(P)-binding protein, with translation MNIVIVGAGPRGLAVAERLLTKHTAENRTDALDIKMIDPTVLGGRVWNPSQDTLLLMNTVVQQLTLFADDSVNMEGPSWDGPNFYDWIKHNGADFLQAHPEIPQASAYLAELSTLNKNSFSSRGLFGVYAAWFYIELQAHADETSTLSFIRDTVTDITGEQAPYTVTTDDASYSADAIVMALGHADDTLNPEETSFKEYAAANGLTYVEPVHPAEVDLTVVPAKENVIVRGLGLSFFDYIIQLTQERGGQFIANADGLLTYEPSGNEPHILAGSRHGFPLHARGLNQKEYGDGYLPHFLTKENIDKLATQTSGKLAYNDFKHLVVNDMTYKYYINLATERKLDVTALSTALLASDDLNHAAKDFGFADADLYDFAWISNPAKDLPADADYRQFMIDYLKWDIADAAKGNQWAPYAGSFDILRDIRDTIRYTIEMGLLSNEAYLQFLKEFNPISVMVSVGPPRLRIQQIEALIEANVLEIMPGGLHVTPVDGHFVATTNRKDATWTADTVVEARLGPVNLQASLNPLQVNLRATGMMSTDSYTLADGETFSTGATIMDRANFELINANGSRQKSVYSFGIPAESYTWFTTFISRPGVNDKSVRDADKIASLIMN
- a CDS encoding DUF5776 domain-containing protein; its protein translation is MKNKIIKTLLVTTVMAIIASTGVAINSNEEINQVDAATKNISKKATSVYTKKNIVMYQDVTLKRAVKGELSKNTFVTGKVMTNKRGQVAFKIKKGRYVAATTTSLGVTKIKARDYYVSNPGNVAVKAAQKTYANTNLTKYKKTVSAKSYLKVKGIVWNTKGKPVLKTDAGYLLIKKNKLLPVAKNLSGYLTKQPERVILVRNTQGLKQGAIYPVTNFNWVSGYPEVTVSGGTKIRAARSTVVQPRENIGSYYTTQLPKVVVVKNTTVYKDVDLKNSVGTKNTGAIVTVNKLTYTTAGTPCFQLSDGTYMTTNKNNSRPVAADLSDYYTTNPGQVQASTTLTVYSAPNFGSAKEVKTIAENQVINIQGIEWDADNHPVFVVDGGYITAAKNNVNKVISIASFYPTVTTQTKFIVQYAEAARTVAKSYGLYGSIQMAQASLESGWGSSELTKQALNFFGVKGSYNGESVTMRTAEYNSNGQLYYVDAAFKKYPNAAASFVDNALVIRNGPSWNHNYYAAAWRENAPTYQDATAALTGHYATDPNYGTKLNTLIATYQLNVLCD
- a CDS encoding TrkH family potassium uptake protein, which gives rise to MHKHRLTLPQTLSLGFFSIIFIGTLLLLLPFATTQGNHTTFMNALFTATSATCITGLTVVPTATHWTVFGQMVIMYLMEIGALGFMSFTAMLYTLANRRMDLSTRLLVKDSLNLANLSDTHTVTKYVIRLSIVIQAIGAILLAPDLIDRFGVTRGLYYSVFHSISSFGNAGFVIFPENFSVFANDPYMLSITSILIIAGGLGFLVWRDILLYPKLHRYSLHSKIAMGTSFILILMAFVIFMITEHNLDFYQHTLSFSNRVIDTLFMAVSPRTAGFEIMPYSAVSLAGIAFTMFLMYVGGTPGSTAGGIKTTTLGILWLQTWAALRGKEDVTFGNRRFSQSNINRALMLVFVSALFLGAVTLVLSMTEQTPREFGIEYIGFEVFAAFSTTGLSLGLTPSLTVFGKILIMLVMFVGRVGVFTVMFSVLNVHAKPATYRYPEENILIG